The following proteins are encoded in a genomic region of Streptomyces gobiensis:
- a CDS encoding ANTAR domain-containing protein, which produces MQRTSVIQEEWWDLRAEATWGNAPAGQDVVALRAENDQLRRALAGRAVIDQARGMVMVLTPCRRGAARELLVDVSRQCNVKLPEAAAALVAAWEGKPLPVRMQRALRRALRRFHAENQGCDSRPPGGSSR; this is translated from the coding sequence ATGCAGCGCACAAGCGTGATCCAAGAGGAGTGGTGGGATCTGCGGGCCGAGGCCACGTGGGGGAACGCGCCGGCGGGACAGGATGTCGTCGCACTGCGCGCCGAGAACGATCAGCTGCGGCGGGCGCTGGCGGGCCGTGCGGTCATCGACCAGGCGCGCGGCATGGTGATGGTCCTGACTCCCTGCCGCCGCGGGGCGGCCAGGGAACTGCTGGTGGATGTCTCTCGGCAGTGCAACGTCAAACTTCCGGAGGCGGCCGCGGCCCTGGTCGCCGCCTGGGAGGGCAAGCCGCTCCCGGTGCGGATGCAGCGTGCGCTGCGTCGTGCGCTGCGGCGATTTCACGCGGAGAACCAGGGGTGCGACTCACGACCGCCAGGCGGGTCGTCCAGGTAG
- a CDS encoding DUF5994 family protein, whose product MDVTEGISHTGFHAGSFSAKDETRAAAETARRRVRIMSATLHPSPPHHESVAAPAARLTLKTDGTSRGLLDGAWWPRSRDLLSELPALTDVLDPLWGRITRIAVNPKYWPVIPRKVSVDGHIVKVGWFTPEIDPHKLRLLSYGTGRWDLLIVPPETGAESAARLMAAASDYDGPPLTASALIAADEARHGVSATDEPLDPDESWEYEGGASAVSAAVPEQTGPPGRASHLLIVM is encoded by the coding sequence GTGGACGTTACCGAGGGCATTTCGCACACCGGCTTCCACGCCGGGTCGTTCTCGGCGAAAGATGAAACCCGGGCCGCCGCAGAGACGGCCCGGAGACGGGTCCGCATCATGTCGGCGACCTTGCACCCATCCCCGCCACACCACGAGTCCGTCGCAGCCCCGGCCGCGCGTCTCACACTGAAGACCGACGGCACGTCCCGCGGACTCCTGGACGGTGCCTGGTGGCCCCGCTCCCGGGATCTGCTGAGCGAACTGCCGGCACTGACCGACGTGTTGGACCCCTTGTGGGGTCGCATCACCCGCATCGCCGTCAACCCGAAGTACTGGCCGGTCATCCCCCGCAAGGTTTCCGTGGACGGCCACATCGTCAAGGTCGGCTGGTTCACCCCGGAAATCGACCCGCACAAGTTGCGGCTGCTCTCCTACGGCACCGGCCGCTGGGACCTGCTGATCGTCCCGCCCGAGACCGGGGCGGAGTCGGCGGCCCGTCTGATGGCTGCCGCGTCCGACTACGACGGCCCGCCACTGACCGCGAGCGCGCTCATCGCCGCGGACGAGGCCCGGCACGGCGTCTCCGCGACCGACGAGCCACTGGACCCGGACGAGTCATGGGAGTACGAGGGCGGCGCCTCCGCGGTGTCCGCAGCCGTTCCGGAACAGACCGGTCCGCCCGGTCGGGCCAGCCACCTGCTCATCGTTATGTGA
- a CDS encoding ANTAR domain-containing protein, which produces MHQVTTPREEQRLLTAVPSAGDAALLAEVIELRARSEQLERALASRAVIDQARGMLMALAPCSNDRAWDLLVDVSQHCNIKLRDVAAALVATTKDQTLPEPIQRELRRALRRLHAEDRR; this is translated from the coding sequence ATGCACCAGGTGACCACGCCCCGTGAAGAACAGCGGCTGTTGACGGCTGTGCCTTCGGCGGGGGACGCGGCTCTGCTGGCCGAGGTCATCGAACTCCGCGCCAGAAGCGAGCAGTTGGAGCGGGCGCTGGCGAGCCGTGCGGTGATCGACCAGGCACGCGGCATGCTGATGGCCCTGGCGCCGTGTTCCAACGACCGGGCCTGGGACCTCCTGGTGGACGTGTCGCAGCACTGCAACATCAAGCTCCGTGACGTGGCCGCGGCTCTGGTCGCCACGACGAAGGACCAGACGCTCCCGGAACCGATACAGCGGGAGCTGCGCCGAGCATTGCGGCGCCTCCATGCGGAGGACCGGAGATGA
- a CDS encoding STAS domain-containing protein: MPLPQLTVYRHDRRKRALITLAGEIDLESAPLVRVSLERCLRDGIRTIDVDLTPVAFCDCSGLNAFLRAAQQATVVGGTLRLHHPPTTLARILDLAGCGFLLLGLPFGLLPPPLGDTPATPAPAPPHESVQLVPVLSGDVR; the protein is encoded by the coding sequence ATGCCCTTGCCACAGCTCACCGTCTATCGCCATGATCGAAGGAAACGGGCGCTGATCACCCTGGCAGGTGAGATCGACCTCGAATCCGCGCCGTTGGTGCGCGTGTCCCTGGAGCGGTGCCTGCGGGACGGTATCCGCACCATCGACGTCGACCTCACCCCCGTCGCCTTCTGCGACTGCAGCGGACTCAACGCATTCCTCCGCGCTGCGCAACAGGCCACCGTGGTCGGCGGGACCCTGCGACTGCACCATCCGCCGACGACGCTGGCTCGGATTCTCGACCTCGCCGGCTGCGGGTTCCTCCTCCTTGGCCTTCCGTTCGGCCTCCTGCCACCTCCTCTCGGGGACACCCCGGCCACGCCCGCTCCAGCCCCGCCGCACGAGTCTGTCCAGCTGGTGCCTGTCCTCTCGGGTGATGTGCGATGA
- a CDS encoding CsbD family protein: MSVGQTIRHKTQEFKGRITERIGRTTRNRRLQREGRTYRVSGSLKRAGDKAKDAFRR; this comes from the coding sequence ATGAGCGTCGGACAGACGATCAGGCACAAAACACAGGAATTCAAGGGCCGGATCACCGAACGCATCGGCCGGACCACCCGCAATCGTCGACTGCAGCGCGAAGGCAGGACCTACCGGGTCTCCGGAAGCCTGAAGCGGGCCGGAGACAAGGCCAAGGACGCTTTCAGGCGCTGA
- a CDS encoding STAS domain-containing protein: MTRPQLNIYRHDRGRRALITLAGEIGPATAPQVRAALERCLHDGITTIDVDLTTVGLCDGSGLRIFLDASRHAAETHASLRLHHPSRQTARLLTDTGSDLLLL; this comes from the coding sequence ATGACTCGTCCGCAGCTGAACATCTACCGGCACGACCGGGGCAGGCGAGCACTGATCACCCTGGCCGGTGAGATCGGCCCGGCCACCGCGCCCCAGGTGCGCGCCGCTCTGGAGCGGTGCCTGCATGACGGCATCACCACCATCGACGTCGACCTGACCACCGTCGGCCTCTGCGACGGCAGCGGCCTGCGCATCTTCCTCGACGCGTCGCGACACGCCGCCGAGACCCACGCATCCCTGCGGCTGCACCACCCGTCCCGGCAGACCGCACGGCTCCTCACGGACACCGGCTCCGATCTTCTGCTCCTGTGA
- a CDS encoding GatB/YqeY domain-containing protein has product MTPLKSRLQDDLTAAIKARDELRSSTLRLTLTAIHKEEVAGTEARELSDDEVEKIIAREAKKRREAADAFEKGGRTEQAERERAEGELLGDYLPKQLTDEELDALVAEAVTEARAAGAEGPRAMGAVMKIVNPKVAGRAEGGRVAAAVKKALAG; this is encoded by the coding sequence ATGACACCGCTCAAGTCCAGGCTGCAGGACGATCTGACCGCAGCGATCAAGGCGCGCGATGAGCTGCGCTCCAGCACCCTCCGGCTCACGCTGACCGCGATCCACAAGGAGGAGGTCGCGGGCACGGAGGCCCGTGAGCTCTCCGATGACGAGGTCGAGAAGATCATCGCGCGGGAGGCGAAGAAGCGCCGTGAGGCGGCCGACGCCTTCGAGAAGGGCGGCCGGACCGAGCAGGCCGAGCGGGAGCGTGCCGAGGGCGAGCTGCTGGGCGACTATCTGCCGAAGCAGCTCACGGATGAGGAGCTGGACGCGCTGGTCGCTGAGGCGGTGACGGAAGCCAGGGCCGCCGGGGCCGAGGGGCCCAGGGCGATGGGCGCCGTGATGAAGATCGTGAACCCGAAGGTGGCAGGCCGTGCCGAGGGCGGCCGGGTGGCCGCAGCGGTGAAGAAGGCGCTGGCGGGCTGA
- a CDS encoding PP2C family protein-serine/threonine phosphatase: MAEGERRPDEGMLDRSEGFGERLLGVLLDRAHEMPPQLIAPLIAEEVARVGGRDVSILLQDYGQLVLVPLPGRRLMVGEPEPIDDSPAGTAFLHTITVEVPQSDGVRMYLPLLDGSDQVGVMALTLDTVDDDDRRLLRRLAGLVADMLVTKHSYTDQFFLARRSEPMSVAAEIQWSLLPPLAMAVPQVAVAGILEPAYDVAGDSFDYALNEDILHVAMVDAMGHGLDAATMATVAVGAYRHARRADIGLSEIYTFMDRAIAEQFGPDHFVTAQMMRLNITTGHLQWVNAGHPAPLLIRDHKVVQQLGGPTTLPVGFGGEEPRISGQMLQRGDRVLCFTDGLIEEHEAGEEQFGEEQLIHWVNRIEHTAKGVRAVVRSLSHALKQQRDCRTTDDATLFLIEWRGGAADHLVLLE; this comes from the coding sequence ATGGCGGAAGGTGAGCGCCGACCTGACGAGGGCATGCTGGACCGGTCGGAAGGGTTCGGTGAGCGACTGCTGGGGGTGCTGCTGGACCGGGCACACGAGATGCCGCCGCAGCTGATCGCCCCGCTGATCGCGGAAGAGGTGGCCAGGGTCGGTGGCCGCGACGTCTCGATCCTGTTGCAGGACTATGGCCAGCTGGTGTTGGTGCCGTTGCCGGGTCGGCGGCTGATGGTCGGCGAGCCTGAGCCGATCGATGACTCTCCCGCCGGCACAGCCTTTCTGCACACGATCACTGTCGAGGTGCCGCAGTCCGACGGCGTCCGGATGTACCTCCCGTTGCTGGACGGCAGCGACCAGGTGGGCGTGATGGCCCTCACCCTGGACACCGTCGATGACGACGACCGGCGGCTGCTGCGCAGGCTCGCCGGCCTGGTCGCCGACATGCTGGTCACCAAGCACAGCTACACCGATCAGTTCTTCCTCGCCCGGCGCAGCGAACCGATGAGCGTGGCCGCGGAGATCCAGTGGTCCCTGCTGCCGCCGCTGGCGATGGCCGTCCCGCAGGTCGCGGTGGCCGGAATCCTGGAGCCCGCCTACGACGTCGCAGGCGACAGCTTCGACTACGCCCTCAATGAGGACATCCTGCACGTGGCCATGGTCGATGCGATGGGCCACGGCCTGGACGCCGCGACGATGGCGACCGTCGCCGTCGGGGCCTACCGGCACGCCAGACGTGCCGACATCGGCCTGTCCGAGATCTACACGTTCATGGACCGGGCCATCGCCGAGCAGTTCGGGCCCGACCACTTCGTCACCGCCCAGATGATGCGACTGAACATCACGACGGGCCACCTGCAGTGGGTCAACGCGGGCCACCCCGCACCGCTGCTGATCCGTGACCACAAGGTCGTCCAGCAACTGGGAGGCCCGACCACCTTGCCCGTCGGCTTCGGCGGTGAAGAGCCCCGGATCAGCGGGCAGATGCTCCAACGCGGCGACCGAGTGCTGTGCTTCACCGACGGCCTGATCGAAGAGCACGAAGCCGGCGAAGAACAATTCGGCGAAGAACAACTCATCCACTGGGTCAACCGCATCGAACACACAGCGAAGGGAGTACGAGCGGTGGTGCGCTCACTCTCCCACGCCTTGAAGCAGCAGCGGGACTGCCGCACCACCGACGACGCGACCCTCTTCCTGATCGAATGGCGAGGGGGCGCCGCCGACCACCTGGTGCTCCTGGAGTGA
- a CDS encoding hydrophobic protein, giving the protein MFWILLLLLILVVFGFGFTMQILWWVAAVLLVVWIVGFAKRGRSGGRRRYSRGRR; this is encoded by the coding sequence ATGTTCTGGATTCTTCTCCTTCTGCTGATCCTGGTGGTCTTCGGGTTCGGCTTCACGATGCAGATCCTGTGGTGGGTCGCGGCCGTCCTGCTGGTCGTCTGGATCGTCGGCTTCGCCAAGCGCGGTCGCAGCGGTGGCCGCCGCCGGTACAGCCGCGGCCGCAGGTAA
- a CDS encoding GAF and ANTAR domain-containing protein: MDQQFLAKTFVELADNLVADFDLIDFLRLLTDRCVGMLDASAAGVLLADRDGKLRVMAASDEQVRLLELFQLQNDEGPCLDCFRTGAPVIIHDLTREVDRWPRFVRVAHRSGFGAVQALPMRLRDETVGALNLFRAAPGPFDPPATLIAQALADVATISLLQQRTVHRSTVLNEQLQTALNSRVLIEQAKGKLAERQGIDMEQAFSALRGYARAHNRRLADVARAFIDDSEPLASLGS, from the coding sequence ATGGATCAACAGTTTCTGGCCAAGACCTTCGTCGAGCTGGCCGACAATCTGGTCGCCGACTTCGACCTCATCGACTTCCTGCGCCTGCTGACCGACCGCTGCGTCGGCATGCTCGACGCGAGCGCCGCCGGGGTGCTGCTCGCCGACCGGGACGGCAAACTCCGCGTCATGGCCGCCTCCGACGAACAGGTACGCCTGCTGGAGCTCTTCCAGCTCCAGAACGACGAAGGCCCCTGCCTCGATTGCTTCCGCACCGGCGCACCGGTGATCATCCACGACCTGACCCGGGAGGTCGATCGCTGGCCGCGCTTCGTCAGGGTGGCCCACCGCAGCGGATTCGGGGCCGTCCAGGCCCTGCCCATGCGCCTGCGGGACGAGACCGTGGGCGCCCTGAACCTTTTCCGCGCCGCGCCCGGCCCCTTCGACCCGCCCGCCACACTCATCGCTCAGGCGCTGGCCGACGTCGCCACCATCAGCCTGCTGCAACAACGCACCGTCCACCGCAGCACGGTGCTCAACGAACAGCTGCAGACAGCGCTGAACAGCCGGGTGCTGATCGAACAGGCCAAGGGAAAGCTCGCCGAACGCCAGGGCATCGACATGGAGCAGGCGTTCAGCGCGCTGCGCGGCTACGCCCGCGCCCACAATCGGCGCCTGGCCGATGTGGCCCGTGCCTTCATCGACGACTCCGAACCACTCGCCAGTCTGGGGTCCTGA
- a CDS encoding PRC-barrel domain-containing protein — protein sequence MIHAADVREWRNRDVVDTESHKIGVLEAVYVDTTTDEPAMATVRIGLPTRHRLVFVPLDDAIAGPDYLRVGYVKTLVKQAPSIGTDDVLPAEQEEAIFKHYGLAYKPGAAGERQLARR from the coding sequence ATGATTCACGCAGCCGACGTCCGAGAATGGCGCAACCGCGATGTCGTCGACACCGAGTCGCACAAGATCGGTGTCCTGGAGGCGGTCTATGTGGACACCACCACCGATGAGCCGGCCATGGCCACGGTACGGATCGGACTGCCCACCCGGCACCGTCTGGTCTTCGTACCTCTCGATGATGCGATCGCCGGGCCGGACTATCTCAGGGTCGGCTATGTCAAAACGTTGGTGAAGCAGGCCCCTTCGATCGGTACCGACGACGTCCTGCCCGCCGAGCAGGAGGAAGCGATCTTCAAGCACTACGGACTGGCCTACAAGCCCGGTGCGGCCGGAGAACGGCAACTGGCGCGCCGCTGA
- a CDS encoding metallophosphoesterase, with the protein MRARYGVPLGITALGAACVGYAAGIEVRSFRLRRIAVPVLPRGMRPLRVLQISDIHMVSGQRKKQRWLQSLAGLRPDFVINTGDNLSDPEAVPEVLDALGPLLEYPGAYVFGSNDYYGPKLRNPARYLLEKASGRHGLNGNPPVVGAVHNPWEPLRDAFEAAGWAGLSNTRGRLKLESADIALTGLDDPHIKRDRYAEVAGGPNPDADLTLAVVHAPYLRVLDAFTADRYPLILAGHTHGGQLCIPFYGALVTNCDLDTRRVKGLSTHQASGHRSYLHVSAGCGTNRYTPVRFACPPEATLLTLTERPDRPGQR; encoded by the coding sequence ATGCGTGCGCGATATGGAGTCCCCCTCGGCATCACAGCACTCGGCGCGGCCTGCGTCGGCTACGCGGCGGGTATCGAAGTCCGCTCCTTCCGCCTGCGCCGGATCGCCGTCCCCGTACTGCCGCGCGGGATGCGCCCCCTCCGCGTACTCCAGATCTCCGACATCCATATGGTCAGCGGCCAGCGCAAGAAACAGCGCTGGCTCCAGTCCCTCGCCGGACTGCGCCCCGACTTCGTCATCAACACCGGCGACAACCTCTCCGACCCGGAAGCCGTCCCCGAGGTCCTCGACGCCCTGGGCCCCCTGCTCGAGTACCCCGGCGCGTACGTCTTCGGCTCCAACGACTACTACGGTCCGAAGCTGCGCAACCCCGCCCGCTACCTCCTGGAAAAGGCGAGCGGCCGCCACGGCCTCAACGGCAACCCCCCGGTCGTCGGCGCCGTCCACAACCCCTGGGAGCCCCTGCGGGACGCCTTCGAAGCGGCGGGCTGGGCCGGCCTGAGCAACACCCGGGGCCGCCTCAAACTGGAGAGCGCCGACATCGCCCTCACCGGCCTGGACGACCCGCACATCAAGCGCGACCGCTACGCCGAGGTAGCGGGCGGCCCCAACCCGGACGCCGACCTCACCCTGGCCGTCGTCCACGCCCCGTACCTCCGCGTACTGGACGCCTTCACCGCCGACCGCTACCCCCTGATCCTCGCCGGTCACACCCACGGCGGCCAGCTCTGCATCCCCTTCTACGGCGCCCTGGTCACCAACTGCGACCTCGACACCCGCCGAGTCAAGGGCCTCTCCACCCACCAGGCCAGCGGCCACCGCTCCTACCTACACGTCTCCGCCGGCTGCGGCACCAACCGCTACACCCCCGTCCGCTTCGCCTGCCCCCCCGAGGCCACACTGCTCACCCTGACCGAGCGGCCCGACCGTCCCGGCCAGCGATAA
- a CDS encoding ANTAR domain-containing protein, which produces MSRCLEAVARVGPDSRSTRIRMLVAEQAARRGARVGVVDVCTAAVAALPVGGAGLSAMSRTAPSHPLCSTDDISEQLEELQLTLGEGPCVDAFLHGSAVLTPDLLTRDLQDRWMVFAEAALEAGARAVFALPLQMGAISPGVLDLYAHVPVRLNAEELADALAFADLATLVLLAARIDETGGPRGGPVEDLGAYRAEIDQASGILTVQLGVGIEEAFVRLRAYAYAQGRRLADVAADVVARRLRFSPGAEPDQADEET; this is translated from the coding sequence TTGTCACGATGCCTGGAGGCGGTGGCCCGGGTGGGCCCTGACAGCCGGTCGACCCGCATTCGGATGCTGGTGGCCGAGCAGGCGGCCCGACGAGGTGCCCGGGTCGGTGTGGTGGACGTGTGCACTGCGGCCGTGGCCGCGCTGCCGGTCGGCGGGGCCGGGCTGTCGGCGATGTCCCGGACCGCGCCGAGCCACCCGCTGTGCAGCACCGACGACATCAGCGAGCAGTTGGAAGAGCTCCAGCTCACGCTGGGCGAGGGGCCCTGCGTGGACGCCTTCCTGCACGGCTCGGCCGTACTGACACCCGATCTGCTCACCCGTGACCTGCAGGACCGTTGGATGGTGTTCGCCGAGGCGGCCCTGGAAGCCGGGGCACGCGCGGTGTTCGCGCTCCCTCTGCAGATGGGAGCGATCAGCCCGGGAGTTCTGGACCTGTACGCCCACGTTCCGGTCCGGTTGAACGCAGAGGAACTGGCGGACGCGTTGGCGTTCGCCGATCTCGCGACTCTGGTGCTGCTCGCCGCGCGAATCGACGAGACGGGCGGGCCGCGCGGTGGCCCCGTCGAGGACCTGGGCGCGTACCGGGCGGAGATCGACCAAGCCAGCGGCATCCTGACCGTCCAGCTCGGCGTCGGCATCGAAGAAGCCTTCGTCCGGCTCCGCGCCTACGCCTATGCGCAGGGACGCCGGCTCGCCGACGTGGCCGCGGACGTGGTGGCCCGTCGGCTCCGTTTCTCACCGGGCGCGGAGCCGGACCAAGCCGATGAGGAAACCTGA
- a CDS encoding DUF5994 family protein: protein MSATTHRPPLRAVPFRAPTARLALKPVSPLPGRVELDGAWWPRSRDLTHELAALADVLDPLWAPVSPSTPAAGRSSRASSSSTAIW from the coding sequence ATGTCCGCGACCACCCACCGTCCTCCGCTACGGGCCGTGCCCTTCAGGGCCCCGACCGCGCGCCTCGCCCTCAAACCCGTGAGTCCTTTACCAGGACGTGTCGAGCTGGACGGCGCGTGGTGGCCCCGCTCACGTGACCTGACACACGAACTCGCCGCGCTGGCGGACGTACTGGACCCGCTGTGGGCACCCGTATCGCCGTCAACCCCCGCTGCTGGCCGATCCTCCCGCGCAAGTTCTTCGTCAACGGCCATCTGGTGA
- a CDS encoding TerD family protein: protein MAVLSSSPKWPTVPDYFHDWALVDVETSGLRPGRDRALSLAVLTLDGHGRQTGEFSTLLNPGCDPGPVHIHGLTPARLAGAPTFEEIAPQVGALLSSRVLVAHNAQFDYDFLAHEFARVRSWVPVSRRLCTLALNRLVGPVTPDLKLGTLAAHYGVRQERAHDARDDVRVLSGVLQGSLDAAKQLGLPLPLLSCPPRQDYKPYVPKTPCAYRNPGRLAEGGPLVQGMKVAITGDTQVSREELAARSVAAGLNMMTSVSGQTSVVVTNDPGAASGKLRRAAAEGVPLVDEPTYLQLLENVQPGQAKGTARAGTAGQRRTAETPGNARTAKSTPTPDVPAQPTTAPTTPTADADRSLAGRRVLVLGGTHEEAAAARARVVALGASAAVNLSARVTDILVLPGGESDRRMSRIASLGLRVHDADWLLAPAPAPIPTSAQSTPGNQPDTAEVLVRGAVIDLPDADTAWTVAATWGQHTACDVDVAAFTLDAHEQVAGDEDFVFYNAPEHPDGTVRLATDSPTEQAVTADLDRLPLEVSRVVIAAAIDGAATFSDVGAIEITVTCGIGESPTARATLDAATTERTLILAEIYRRGDGWRLRAVGQGYDHGLADLARGYGVDVTE, encoded by the coding sequence ATGGCCGTGCTGTCGTCGAGTCCGAAGTGGCCCACCGTGCCCGACTACTTCCACGACTGGGCGCTGGTGGATGTGGAGACCTCCGGGCTGAGGCCCGGCAGGGACCGCGCCCTTTCCCTGGCGGTCCTCACGCTCGACGGACACGGCCGGCAGACAGGAGAGTTCTCCACTCTCCTCAATCCGGGCTGCGACCCCGGCCCGGTGCACATCCATGGCCTCACCCCAGCGCGTCTTGCGGGCGCGCCCACCTTCGAGGAGATAGCGCCGCAGGTGGGGGCACTGCTCAGCAGCCGCGTCCTGGTCGCCCACAACGCGCAGTTCGACTACGACTTCCTGGCCCATGAGTTCGCCCGTGTCCGTTCCTGGGTCCCGGTCAGCAGACGCCTGTGCACTCTGGCGCTCAACCGCCTGGTCGGGCCCGTGACGCCCGACCTCAAGCTGGGCACTCTCGCCGCGCACTATGGCGTGCGCCAGGAACGGGCCCACGACGCGCGGGACGATGTACGGGTGCTCTCGGGCGTCCTGCAGGGCTCGTTGGACGCCGCCAAGCAGTTGGGCCTGCCCTTGCCGCTGTTGTCCTGCCCACCCCGCCAGGACTACAAGCCCTACGTCCCCAAGACCCCCTGCGCCTACCGCAATCCGGGCCGCCTGGCGGAGGGCGGGCCACTGGTGCAGGGGATGAAGGTCGCCATCACCGGGGACACCCAGGTCTCCCGCGAGGAACTGGCCGCCCGCTCGGTGGCGGCCGGGCTGAACATGATGACCTCGGTCAGCGGCCAGACCAGCGTCGTCGTCACCAACGATCCCGGCGCCGCATCCGGCAAACTGCGTCGCGCCGCAGCCGAGGGCGTCCCCCTCGTGGACGAGCCGACCTACCTCCAGCTGCTGGAGAATGTGCAGCCCGGCCAGGCCAAGGGCACCGCCCGCGCCGGCACCGCCGGGCAACGCCGCACGGCCGAGACACCTGGTAACGCGAGGACCGCAAAGTCCACGCCCACGCCGGACGTCCCCGCACAGCCCACCACTGCACCGACCACACCCACCGCCGACGCGGACCGGTCGCTGGCCGGGCGTCGGGTCCTGGTCCTGGGCGGCACTCACGAGGAGGCCGCGGCGGCACGCGCTCGCGTTGTCGCCCTCGGTGCCTCCGCAGCGGTTAACCTCTCGGCCAGAGTGACCGACATCCTGGTGCTGCCCGGCGGCGAATCGGACCGGCGTATGAGCCGCATCGCCTCCCTTGGACTACGCGTGCACGACGCCGACTGGCTCCTCGCACCCGCCCCTGCCCCGATACCCACGTCGGCACAGAGCACGCCCGGAAACCAGCCGGACACGGCAGAGGTACTGGTCCGAGGCGCCGTCATCGACCTGCCCGACGCCGACACAGCCTGGACGGTGGCCGCCACGTGGGGCCAGCACACCGCCTGCGACGTGGACGTCGCCGCCTTCACACTCGACGCGCATGAGCAGGTGGCAGGGGACGAGGACTTCGTCTTCTACAACGCGCCCGAACACCCGGACGGCACCGTACGGCTCGCCACGGACAGCCCGACGGAGCAGGCTGTCACCGCCGACCTGGATCGGCTGCCCTTGGAAGTCAGCCGGGTCGTCATCGCCGCCGCGATCGACGGCGCCGCGACATTCTCCGACGTCGGCGCCATCGAGATCACCGTCACCTGCGGGATCGGCGAGTCCCCGACCGCCCGGGCCACCCTCGACGCTGCCACCACCGAGCGCACCCTGATCCTTGCCGAGATCTACCGCCGAGGCGACGGCTGGCGGCTGCGCGCCGTCGGACAGGGCTACGACCACGGCCTGGCCGACCTGGCCCGGGGCTACGGCGTCGACGTCACCGAATGA
- a CDS encoding CsbD family protein: MTFVALAVGALVIRWAVRGGQDSDVTAHGGCHERFGGLRGHIRRHDQQVLYNSEPAMTIARTIRNKAQTLKGRITEGLGRVTRNRRLQCRGRIDRVAGNLKQAVEKTKDAFGRNGSGT, translated from the coding sequence GTGACGTTCGTCGCCCTGGCCGTCGGTGCCCTGGTGATTCGCTGGGCAGTCCGTGGAGGGCAGGACTCGGACGTGACCGCTCACGGCGGCTGCCATGAGCGGTTCGGCGGCCTCCGCGGTCATATCCGGAGGCACGACCAGCAGGTGCTCTACAACAGCGAGCCGGCCATGACCATTGCACGGACCATCAGGAACAAGGCGCAAACGCTGAAGGGCAGGATCACGGAAGGTCTCGGCCGGGTCACCCGCAACAGGCGACTGCAGTGCCGAGGCAGGATCGACCGGGTCGCCGGAAACCTGAAACAGGCAGTCGAGAAGACCAAGGACGCCTTCGGGCGGAACGGAAGCGGCACTTGA